The Apodemus sylvaticus chromosome 17, mApoSyl1.1, whole genome shotgun sequence genome contains a region encoding:
- the Tuba1c gene encoding tubulin alpha-1C chain yields the protein MRECISIHVGQAGVQIGNACWELYCLEHGIQPDGQMPSDKTIGGGDDSFNTFFSETGAGKHVPRAVFVDLEPTVIDEVRTGTYRQLFHPEQLITGKEDAANNYARGHYTIGKEIIDLVLDRIRKLADQCTGLQGFLVFHSFGGGTGSGFTSLLMERLSVDYGKKSKLEFSIYPAPQVSTAVVEPYNSILTTHTTLEHSDCAFMVDNEAIYDICRRNLDIERPTYTNLNRLISQIVSSITASLRFDGALNVDLTEFQTNLVPYPRIHFPLATYAPVISAEKAYHEQLTVAEITNACFEPANQMVKCDPRHGKYMACCLLYRGDVVPKDVNAAIATIKTKRTIQFVDWCPTGFKVGINYQPPTVVPGGDLAKVQRAVCMLSNTTAIAEAWARLDHKFDLMYAKRAFVHWYVGEGMEEGEFSEAREDMAALEKDYEEVGADSAEGDDEGEEY from the exons ATG CGTGAGTGCATCTCCATCCACGTTGGCCAGGCTGGGGTCCAGATCGGCAATGCCTGCTGGGAGCTCTACTGCCTGGAACACGGCATCCAGCCTGATGGCCAGATGCCAAGTGACAAGACCATTGGGGGAGGAGATGACTCCTTCAACACCTTCTTCAGTGAGACAGGAGCTGGCAAGCACGTGCCCCGGGCAGTGTTCGTAGACCTGGAGCCCACGGTTATTG ATGAGGTCCGCACCGGCACCTACCGCCAGCTCTTCCACCCCGAGCAGCTCATCACTGGCAAGGAAGATGCTGCCAATAACTATGCCCGTGGCCACTACACCATTGGCAAGGAGATCATTGACCTTGTCCTGGACAGGATCCGCAAGCTG GCTGACCAGTGCACAGGTCTGCAGGGCTTCTTGGTTTTCCACAGCTTTGGCGGGGGAACTGGCTCTGGGTTCACCTCCCTGCTGATGGAGCGGCTCTCTGTTGATTACGGAAAGAAGTCCAAGCTGGAATTCTCCATTTACCCAGCCCCCcaggtttccactgctgtggtTGAGCCCTACAATTCCATCCTCACCACCCACACCACCCTGGAGCACTCTGATTGTGCCTTCATGGTAGACAATGAGGCCATCTATGACATCTGTCGTAGAAACCTCGACATCGAGCGCCCAACCTACACTAACCTTAACCGCCTTATTAGCCAGATTGTGTCTTCCATCACTGCTTCCCTCAGATTTGATGGGGCCCTGAATGTTGATCTGACAGAATTCCAGACCAACCTGGTGCCCTACCCTCGCATCCACTTCCCCCTGGCCACTTATGCCCCTGTCATCTCTGCTGAGAAAGCCTACCATGAGCAGCTTACAGTAGCAGAGATCACCAATGCCTGCTTTGAGCCAGCCAACCAGATGGTGAAATGTGACCCTCGCCATGGTAAATACATGGCTTGCTGCCTGCTGTACCGTGGTGATGTGGTTCCCAAAGATGTCAATGCTGCCATTGCCACCATCAAGACCAAGCGTACCATCCAGTTTGTGGACTGGTGCCCTACTGGCTTCAAGGTTGGCATTAATTACCAGCCTCCCACTGTGGTACCTGGTGGTGACCTGGCCAAGGTCCAGAGAGCTGTGTGCATGCTGAGCAACACCACAGCCATTGCTGAGGCCTGGGCTCGCCTAGATCACAAGTTTGATCTGATGTATGCCAAGCGTGCCTTTGTGCACTGGTATGTGGGTGAGGGCATGGAGGA